The following are encoded together in the Ranitomeya imitator isolate aRanImi1 chromosome 4, aRanImi1.pri, whole genome shotgun sequence genome:
- the LOC138675522 gene encoding uncharacterized protein gives MVQWMVTMSALCGCCREAGGTLFWVMVAYGVADGRSDGRHERFVWLLLLSVWHTVKSIVNRTLCQPCNFFFIIIFQMSNRVEFIRDFIEIYQSFPCLWKIKSPEYCNREKRREGYLQLIELYNRQAPDEAANEAVIKKKIQALRTVWRKELNKVLQTTRSGASTEEVYVPKLWYFEHLNFLRDQEVPRTSTCLRLLAPVEPIVSENHAEQESQGQQDDSAQESTLDCSQDCTTTDLVEAAPARTQSRQGPRKRKATSDASNELLSLAKKVLTRNVSPALEGFGHYVVDKLAKMDDNQRILAERLILEAVNKGTDGDLDKNTCLVSSRPIQRTEPSNFNGWSQGQTSMRHNPHVSHFGQPPSNNSYTPIPLHMASPIRHQNFQPEQSSYHNL, from the exons atggtacaatggatggtcaccatgagcgctttgtgtggctgctgtagggaagcgggcggtacactgttttgggttatggtggcctatggcgtggcagatggaagaagcgatggtaggcatgagcgctttgtgtggctgctgttgttaagcgtttggcacactgtcaaaagtattgttaataggactctttgtcaaccatgtaattttttttttataattatttttcagatgtctaatcgtgtggagttcatcagggatttcatcgagatttatcagtcttttccctgcctctggaaaatcaagtctcctgagtattgtaacagggaaaagaggagggagggttacttacagctcattgagctttacaatcgtcaggcaccagatgaggcagctaacgaagcagttattaaaaagaaaatccaggcgctccgcacggtgtggaggaaggagctgaacaaggttcttcagactacaaggtccggagcttccactgaagaagtttatgtgccaaaactgtggtattttgagcatcttaattttctgagggaccaagaggtgccacggacttcaacgtgtcttcgattgttggcacctgtggaaccaatagtttcggagaaccacgccgagcaggagtcacaagggcaacaa gatgacagtgcgcaggagagtacactagactgttcacaggactgcacaacaacagatttagtggaggctgcacctgccaggactcaatcgaggcaaggtccaagaaaacggaaagccacctcagacgcctcaaatgaactattgagcctggcaaagaaggtgttgacaagaaatgttagccctgcgttagaggggtttggacactatgtggttgacaaactggccaaaatggacgacaaccaaagaatactagcagagcgtctgattctggaagcagtaaacaagggtactgatggcgatttggacaagaacacttgtttggtctcttcccggccaatacagcggacagagccatcaaatttcaatggttggtcacagggtcagacatcgatgcgacacaatcctcacgtttcccacttcggccagccaccctctaataactcctacacgccaatacctttacatatggcttcgcccatcaggcaccaaaattttcagccggaacaatcgtcgtatcataatttgtga